From Anoplopoma fimbria isolate UVic2021 breed Golden Eagle Sablefish chromosome 11, Afim_UVic_2022, whole genome shotgun sequence, one genomic window encodes:
- the unkl gene encoding putative E3 ubiquitin-protein ligase UNKL isoform X5: MPSVSKTAANASPQTEKPSHYTYLKEFRTEQCPLFLQHKCTQHRPFTCFHWHFLNQRRRRPIRRRDGTFNYSPDVYCTKYDETTGICPDGDDCPYLHRTTGDTERKYHLRYYKTGTCIHETDARGHCVKNGLHCAFAHGPHDLRPPVYDIREIQAQEALQNGQLGSGEGIPDLQPGVLASQAMIEKTLTEDPRWQDTNFVLANYKTDQCTKPPRLCRQGYACPHYHNSRDRRRNPRKFKYRSTPCPNVKHGDEWGEPSKCDSGDSCQYCHSRTEQQFHPEIYKSTKCNDMRQTGYCPRGPFCAFAHVERIPSTDETMSSLLTVIQSSSQAQLGSQQYSECPVSEWNSGGNSTSATSSNGQIKNKGHMDHKLMDQDKQTPNSVFSAVNPLASSFTSSITSSLASSIGSDSSSPTTLSTMNAKATPFYPGSNTVESVIGSALDLNFSDINVASLEKDLEEQDNSLGLTSQRVLGGSAPVNIPGSLGRSSSFNSSSSLSTSPLSSLSQSLSQSLLSATLSQQNQPSNMLAKQEHGLLGTPTSSSQNSLGLNGGASSIWDFVSGNFSPSPSPVFSSLTSATSSADLARLFRDLDEAKRKIKQWEEAWHQVKQACEACQKDAHEAKEQAKAAEAERQLAEQKWEETERKLKELQGDFDVLCRTPGTPLLRSYRDLDELPLSKLHSIQSQLRNDLDLIDGHQDETGCRLKMSHLLMKQQTREKYSLKQLITKPNSSPFPSLLMNFPCLSLVFPLLIVQYAHPTCHQMAA, encoded by the exons GTACTTAAAGGAGTTCAGGACGGAGCAGTGCCCGTTGTTCCTGCAGCACAAGTGTACGCAGCACAGACCCTTTACGTGCTTTCACTGGCATTTTCTCAACCAGCGGCGGAGACGACCCATCAGGAGGAGAGACGGGACGTTCAACTACAGCCCCGACGTGTACTGCACCAAGTACGACGAGACCACAGGCATCTGCCCGGATGGAGACGA CTGTCCCTATTTACACCGGACCACTGGTGACACAGAGCGCAAGTACCATCTACGCTATTACAAGACTGGCACTTGTATCCATGAGACAGATGCTCGAGGGCATTGTGTGAAGAATGGACTCCACTGTGCTTTTGCTCACGGGCCACATGATCTCCGACCTCCAGTCTATGATATCAG AGAGATTCAAGCACAAGAGGCCCTTCAAAATGGCCAGTTGGGATCTGGGGAAGGCATTCCTGATCTGCAGCCTGGAGTATTAGCCAGCCAAGCTATGATTGAGAAAACTCTGACAGAAGACCCCCGGTGGCAAG ATACCAACTTTGTTTTAGCCAACTACAAAACCGATCAGTGTACTAAGCCCCCAAGACTATGCAGACAGGGCTACGCTTGCCCGCACTACCACAACAGTAGGGATCGAAGAAGAAATCCTAGAAAGTTCAAATATCG GTCAACACCTTGCCCTAATGTGAAACATGGAGATGAATGGGGCGAACCCTCAAAGTGTGACAGCGGAGACAGTTGCCAGTATTGTCACTCTCGCACCGAGCAGCAGTTTCACCCAGAA ATCTACAAATCTACCAAATGCAATGATATGCGACAAACTGGATACTGTCCCAGAGGACCGTTTTGTGCATTTGCACATGTAGAAA GAATTCCCTCTACAGACGAGACCATGAGCTCATTGCTAACAGTGATACAGTCCAGTTCACAGGCCCAGCTGGGCTCTCAGCAGTATTCAGAGTGTCCAGTCAGTGAATGGAACAGTGGAGGCAACTCCACCAGCGCAACCAGCAGCAACGGACAA ATTAAGAACAAGGGACATATGGATCACAAATTAATGGACCAAGACAAACAG ACCCCAAATTCTGTATTCTCTGCGGTGAACCCTTTGGCATCAAGCTTTACCTCCAGCATAACATCCAGCTTGGCCTCTAGTATTGGCTCAGATAGTTCTTCACCCACCACCTTATCAACAATGAATGCAAAAGCCACTCCTTTCTATCCAGGGAGCAACACAGTGGAGTCTGTCATAG GATCTGCTTTGGACCTCAACTTCAGTGACATTAATGTTGCGTCTCTTGAGAAGGATTTAGAGGAGCAAGACAACAGTCTAGGACTGACAA GTCAAAGAGTGCTCGGTGGCTCTGCCCCGGTCAACATTCCCGGCTCCCTGGGTCGATCGTCCTCGTTTAATTCCTCGTCATCGCTCTCCACCTCCCCGCTCAGCTCGCTCTCACAGTCTCTGTCGCAGTCCCTGCTGTCTGCCACGTTATCGCAGCAGAATCAACCTTCAAACATGTTGGCCAAGCAAGAGCATGGCCTCCTGGGAACGCCCACCTCCTCTTCCCAGAATTCTTTGG GCTTGAATGGAGGGGCCAGCAGCATTTGGGACTTTGTAAGTGGCAACTTTTCACCGAGTCCATCTCCAGTGTTCAGCAGCCTAACCTCCGCAACCAGCAGTGCTGATCTAGCCCGCCTTTTTAGAGATCTGGATGAGGCCAAGAGGAAGATCAAACAATGGGAGGAGGCCTGGCATCAGGTCAAACAA GCCTGTGAAGCTTGCCAGAAAGATGCTCACGAAGCAAAGGAACAAGCGAAGGCGGCCGAGGCAGAGCGACAGCTGGCAGAACAGAAATGGGAGGAAACGGAGCGCAAGCTGAAAGAGCTCCAAGGGGACTTTGATGTGCTTTGTCGCACCCCTGGAACACCTCTTCTTCGTAGCTATAGAGATCTGGACGAGCTCCCCTTGTCAAAGCTTCACTCCATCCAGAGTCAGCTGCGTAATGACCTAGACCTTATAGACGGG CACCAAGATGAGACAGGATGCCGTCTAAAGATGAGCCATCTTTTAATGAAACAACAGACAAGGGAAAAGTATTCCCTAAAGCAACTTATCACCAAGCCGAACTCCTCACCCTTTCCTTCCCTCTTGATGAACTTTCCGTGTCTCAGCCTTGTGTTTCCTCTGCTCATCGTCCAGTACGCTCATCCTACCTGCCACCAGATGGCAGCCTGA
- the unkl gene encoding putative E3 ubiquitin-protein ligase UNKL isoform X2 produces MPSVSKTAANASPQTEKPSHYTYLKEFRTEQCPLFLQHKCTQHRPFTCFHWHFLNQRRRRPIRRRDGTFNYSPDVYCTKYDETTGICPDGDDCPYLHRTTGDTERKYHLRYYKTGTCIHETDARGHCVKNGLHCAFAHGPHDLRPPVYDIREIQAQEALQNGQLGSGEGIPDLQPGVLASQAMIEKTLTEDPRWQDTNFVLANYKTDQCTKPPRLCRQGYACPHYHNSRDRRRNPRKFKYRSTPCPNVKHGDEWGEPSKCDSGDSCQYCHSRTEQQFHPEIYKSTKCNDMRQTGYCPRGPFCAFAHVERIPSTDETMSSLLTVIQSSSQAQLGSQQYSECPVSEWNSGGNSTSATSSNGQVSCSNSSTVTPSSGSDSLLSPVGSISRPKSLTNNSLCSESTTSSVSSLTSNYPRAPGFEREDQIKNKGHMDHKLMDQDKQTPNSVFSAVNPLASSFTSSITSSLASSIGSDSSSPTTLSTMNAKATPFYPGSNTVESVIGSALDLNFSDINVASLEKDLEEQDNSLGLTSQRVLGGSAPVNIPGSLGRSSSFNSSSSLSTSPLSSLSQSLSQSLLSATLSQQNQPSNMLAKQEHGLLGTPTSSSQNSLGLNGGASSIWDFVSGNFSPSPSPVFSSLTSATSSADLARLFRDLDEAKRKIKQWEEAWHQVKQACEACQKDAHEAKEQAKAAEAERQLAEQKWEETERKLKELQGDFDVLCRTPGTPLLRSYRDLDELPLSKLHSIQSQLRNDLDLIDGHQDETGCRLKMSHLLMKQQTREKYSLKQLITKPNSSPFPSLLMNFPCLSLVFPLLIVQYAHPTCHQMAA; encoded by the exons GTACTTAAAGGAGTTCAGGACGGAGCAGTGCCCGTTGTTCCTGCAGCACAAGTGTACGCAGCACAGACCCTTTACGTGCTTTCACTGGCATTTTCTCAACCAGCGGCGGAGACGACCCATCAGGAGGAGAGACGGGACGTTCAACTACAGCCCCGACGTGTACTGCACCAAGTACGACGAGACCACAGGCATCTGCCCGGATGGAGACGA CTGTCCCTATTTACACCGGACCACTGGTGACACAGAGCGCAAGTACCATCTACGCTATTACAAGACTGGCACTTGTATCCATGAGACAGATGCTCGAGGGCATTGTGTGAAGAATGGACTCCACTGTGCTTTTGCTCACGGGCCACATGATCTCCGACCTCCAGTCTATGATATCAG AGAGATTCAAGCACAAGAGGCCCTTCAAAATGGCCAGTTGGGATCTGGGGAAGGCATTCCTGATCTGCAGCCTGGAGTATTAGCCAGCCAAGCTATGATTGAGAAAACTCTGACAGAAGACCCCCGGTGGCAAG ATACCAACTTTGTTTTAGCCAACTACAAAACCGATCAGTGTACTAAGCCCCCAAGACTATGCAGACAGGGCTACGCTTGCCCGCACTACCACAACAGTAGGGATCGAAGAAGAAATCCTAGAAAGTTCAAATATCG GTCAACACCTTGCCCTAATGTGAAACATGGAGATGAATGGGGCGAACCCTCAAAGTGTGACAGCGGAGACAGTTGCCAGTATTGTCACTCTCGCACCGAGCAGCAGTTTCACCCAGAA ATCTACAAATCTACCAAATGCAATGATATGCGACAAACTGGATACTGTCCCAGAGGACCGTTTTGTGCATTTGCACATGTAGAAA GAATTCCCTCTACAGACGAGACCATGAGCTCATTGCTAACAGTGATACAGTCCAGTTCACAGGCCCAGCTGGGCTCTCAGCAGTATTCAGAGTGTCCAGTCAGTGAATGGAACAGTGGAGGCAACTCCACCAGCGCAACCAGCAGCAACGGACAA GTTTCATGTTCTAATAGCTCGACTGTAACTCCAAGCTCAGGAAGCGACAGTTTGTTATCCCCAGTGGGATCCATCAGCAGGCCCAAATCCTTAACTAATAATAGTTTATGTTCAGAGTCCACCACATCCAGTGTCTCATCTCTGACGTCTAACTATCCTAGAGCTCCGGGCTTTGAACGTGAGGATCAG ATTAAGAACAAGGGACATATGGATCACAAATTAATGGACCAAGACAAACAG ACCCCAAATTCTGTATTCTCTGCGGTGAACCCTTTGGCATCAAGCTTTACCTCCAGCATAACATCCAGCTTGGCCTCTAGTATTGGCTCAGATAGTTCTTCACCCACCACCTTATCAACAATGAATGCAAAAGCCACTCCTTTCTATCCAGGGAGCAACACAGTGGAGTCTGTCATAG GATCTGCTTTGGACCTCAACTTCAGTGACATTAATGTTGCGTCTCTTGAGAAGGATTTAGAGGAGCAAGACAACAGTCTAGGACTGACAA GTCAAAGAGTGCTCGGTGGCTCTGCCCCGGTCAACATTCCCGGCTCCCTGGGTCGATCGTCCTCGTTTAATTCCTCGTCATCGCTCTCCACCTCCCCGCTCAGCTCGCTCTCACAGTCTCTGTCGCAGTCCCTGCTGTCTGCCACGTTATCGCAGCAGAATCAACCTTCAAACATGTTGGCCAAGCAAGAGCATGGCCTCCTGGGAACGCCCACCTCCTCTTCCCAGAATTCTTTGG GCTTGAATGGAGGGGCCAGCAGCATTTGGGACTTTGTAAGTGGCAACTTTTCACCGAGTCCATCTCCAGTGTTCAGCAGCCTAACCTCCGCAACCAGCAGTGCTGATCTAGCCCGCCTTTTTAGAGATCTGGATGAGGCCAAGAGGAAGATCAAACAATGGGAGGAGGCCTGGCATCAGGTCAAACAA GCCTGTGAAGCTTGCCAGAAAGATGCTCACGAAGCAAAGGAACAAGCGAAGGCGGCCGAGGCAGAGCGACAGCTGGCAGAACAGAAATGGGAGGAAACGGAGCGCAAGCTGAAAGAGCTCCAAGGGGACTTTGATGTGCTTTGTCGCACCCCTGGAACACCTCTTCTTCGTAGCTATAGAGATCTGGACGAGCTCCCCTTGTCAAAGCTTCACTCCATCCAGAGTCAGCTGCGTAATGACCTAGACCTTATAGACGGG CACCAAGATGAGACAGGATGCCGTCTAAAGATGAGCCATCTTTTAATGAAACAACAGACAAGGGAAAAGTATTCCCTAAAGCAACTTATCACCAAGCCGAACTCCTCACCCTTTCCTTCCCTCTTGATGAACTTTCCGTGTCTCAGCCTTGTGTTTCCTCTGCTCATCGTCCAGTACGCTCATCCTACCTGCCACCAGATGGCAGCCTGA
- the unkl gene encoding putative E3 ubiquitin-protein ligase UNKL isoform X4, whose protein sequence is MPSVSKTAANASPQTEKPSHYTYLKEFRTEQCPLFLQHKCTQHRPFTCFHWHFLNQRRRRPIRRRDGTFNYSPDVYCTKYDETTGICPDGDDCPYLHRTTGDTERKYHLRYYKTGTCIHETDARGHCVKNGLHCAFAHGPHDLRPPVYDIREIQAQEALQNGQLGSGEGIPDLQPGVLASQAMIEKTLTEDPRWQDTNFVLANYKTDQCTKPPRLCRQGYACPHYHNSRDRRRNPRKFKYRSTPCPNVKHGDEWGEPSKCDSGDSCQYCHSRTEQQFHPEIYKSTKCNDMRQTGYCPRGPFCAFAHVERIPSTDETMSSLLTVIQSSSQAQLGSQQYSECPVSEWNSGGNSTSATSSNGQVGSIKNKGHMDHKLMDQDKQTPNSVFSAVNPLASSFTSSITSSLASSIGSDSSSPTTLSTMNAKATPFYPGSNTVESVIGSALDLNFSDINVASLEKDLEEQDNSLGLTSQRVLGGSAPVNIPGSLGRSSSFNSSSSLSTSPLSSLSQSLSQSLLSATLSQQNQPSNMLAKQEHGLLGTPTSSSQNSLGLNGGASSIWDFVSGNFSPSPSPVFSSLTSATSSADLARLFRDLDEAKRKIKQWEEAWHQVKQACEACQKDAHEAKEQAKAAEAERQLAEQKWEETERKLKELQGDFDVLCRTPGTPLLRSYRDLDELPLSKLHSIQSQLRNDLDLIDGHQDETGCRLKMSHLLMKQQTREKYSLKQLITKPNSSPFPSLLMNFPCLSLVFPLLIVQYAHPTCHQMAA, encoded by the exons GTACTTAAAGGAGTTCAGGACGGAGCAGTGCCCGTTGTTCCTGCAGCACAAGTGTACGCAGCACAGACCCTTTACGTGCTTTCACTGGCATTTTCTCAACCAGCGGCGGAGACGACCCATCAGGAGGAGAGACGGGACGTTCAACTACAGCCCCGACGTGTACTGCACCAAGTACGACGAGACCACAGGCATCTGCCCGGATGGAGACGA CTGTCCCTATTTACACCGGACCACTGGTGACACAGAGCGCAAGTACCATCTACGCTATTACAAGACTGGCACTTGTATCCATGAGACAGATGCTCGAGGGCATTGTGTGAAGAATGGACTCCACTGTGCTTTTGCTCACGGGCCACATGATCTCCGACCTCCAGTCTATGATATCAG AGAGATTCAAGCACAAGAGGCCCTTCAAAATGGCCAGTTGGGATCTGGGGAAGGCATTCCTGATCTGCAGCCTGGAGTATTAGCCAGCCAAGCTATGATTGAGAAAACTCTGACAGAAGACCCCCGGTGGCAAG ATACCAACTTTGTTTTAGCCAACTACAAAACCGATCAGTGTACTAAGCCCCCAAGACTATGCAGACAGGGCTACGCTTGCCCGCACTACCACAACAGTAGGGATCGAAGAAGAAATCCTAGAAAGTTCAAATATCG GTCAACACCTTGCCCTAATGTGAAACATGGAGATGAATGGGGCGAACCCTCAAAGTGTGACAGCGGAGACAGTTGCCAGTATTGTCACTCTCGCACCGAGCAGCAGTTTCACCCAGAA ATCTACAAATCTACCAAATGCAATGATATGCGACAAACTGGATACTGTCCCAGAGGACCGTTTTGTGCATTTGCACATGTAGAAA GAATTCCCTCTACAGACGAGACCATGAGCTCATTGCTAACAGTGATACAGTCCAGTTCACAGGCCCAGCTGGGCTCTCAGCAGTATTCAGAGTGTCCAGTCAGTGAATGGAACAGTGGAGGCAACTCCACCAGCGCAACCAGCAGCAACGGACAAGTAGGAAGT ATTAAGAACAAGGGACATATGGATCACAAATTAATGGACCAAGACAAACAG ACCCCAAATTCTGTATTCTCTGCGGTGAACCCTTTGGCATCAAGCTTTACCTCCAGCATAACATCCAGCTTGGCCTCTAGTATTGGCTCAGATAGTTCTTCACCCACCACCTTATCAACAATGAATGCAAAAGCCACTCCTTTCTATCCAGGGAGCAACACAGTGGAGTCTGTCATAG GATCTGCTTTGGACCTCAACTTCAGTGACATTAATGTTGCGTCTCTTGAGAAGGATTTAGAGGAGCAAGACAACAGTCTAGGACTGACAA GTCAAAGAGTGCTCGGTGGCTCTGCCCCGGTCAACATTCCCGGCTCCCTGGGTCGATCGTCCTCGTTTAATTCCTCGTCATCGCTCTCCACCTCCCCGCTCAGCTCGCTCTCACAGTCTCTGTCGCAGTCCCTGCTGTCTGCCACGTTATCGCAGCAGAATCAACCTTCAAACATGTTGGCCAAGCAAGAGCATGGCCTCCTGGGAACGCCCACCTCCTCTTCCCAGAATTCTTTGG GCTTGAATGGAGGGGCCAGCAGCATTTGGGACTTTGTAAGTGGCAACTTTTCACCGAGTCCATCTCCAGTGTTCAGCAGCCTAACCTCCGCAACCAGCAGTGCTGATCTAGCCCGCCTTTTTAGAGATCTGGATGAGGCCAAGAGGAAGATCAAACAATGGGAGGAGGCCTGGCATCAGGTCAAACAA GCCTGTGAAGCTTGCCAGAAAGATGCTCACGAAGCAAAGGAACAAGCGAAGGCGGCCGAGGCAGAGCGACAGCTGGCAGAACAGAAATGGGAGGAAACGGAGCGCAAGCTGAAAGAGCTCCAAGGGGACTTTGATGTGCTTTGTCGCACCCCTGGAACACCTCTTCTTCGTAGCTATAGAGATCTGGACGAGCTCCCCTTGTCAAAGCTTCACTCCATCCAGAGTCAGCTGCGTAATGACCTAGACCTTATAGACGGG CACCAAGATGAGACAGGATGCCGTCTAAAGATGAGCCATCTTTTAATGAAACAACAGACAAGGGAAAAGTATTCCCTAAAGCAACTTATCACCAAGCCGAACTCCTCACCCTTTCCTTCCCTCTTGATGAACTTTCCGTGTCTCAGCCTTGTGTTTCCTCTGCTCATCGTCCAGTACGCTCATCCTACCTGCCACCAGATGGCAGCCTGA
- the unkl gene encoding putative E3 ubiquitin-protein ligase UNKL isoform X1 yields the protein MPSVSKTAANASPQTEKPSHYTYLKEFRTEQCPLFLQHKCTQHRPFTCFHWHFLNQRRRRPIRRRDGTFNYSPDVYCTKYDETTGICPDGDDCPYLHRTTGDTERKYHLRYYKTGTCIHETDARGHCVKNGLHCAFAHGPHDLRPPVYDIREIQAQEALQNGQLGSGEGIPDLQPGVLASQAMIEKTLTEDPRWQDTNFVLANYKTDQCTKPPRLCRQGYACPHYHNSRDRRRNPRKFKYRSTPCPNVKHGDEWGEPSKCDSGDSCQYCHSRTEQQFHPEIYKSTKCNDMRQTGYCPRGPFCAFAHVERIPSTDETMSSLLTVIQSSSQAQLGSQQYSECPVSEWNSGGNSTSATSSNGQVGSVSCSNSSTVTPSSGSDSLLSPVGSISRPKSLTNNSLCSESTTSSVSSLTSNYPRAPGFEREDQIKNKGHMDHKLMDQDKQTPNSVFSAVNPLASSFTSSITSSLASSIGSDSSSPTTLSTMNAKATPFYPGSNTVESVIGSALDLNFSDINVASLEKDLEEQDNSLGLTSQRVLGGSAPVNIPGSLGRSSSFNSSSSLSTSPLSSLSQSLSQSLLSATLSQQNQPSNMLAKQEHGLLGTPTSSSQNSLGLNGGASSIWDFVSGNFSPSPSPVFSSLTSATSSADLARLFRDLDEAKRKIKQWEEAWHQVKQACEACQKDAHEAKEQAKAAEAERQLAEQKWEETERKLKELQGDFDVLCRTPGTPLLRSYRDLDELPLSKLHSIQSQLRNDLDLIDGHQDETGCRLKMSHLLMKQQTREKYSLKQLITKPNSSPFPSLLMNFPCLSLVFPLLIVQYAHPTCHQMAA from the exons GTACTTAAAGGAGTTCAGGACGGAGCAGTGCCCGTTGTTCCTGCAGCACAAGTGTACGCAGCACAGACCCTTTACGTGCTTTCACTGGCATTTTCTCAACCAGCGGCGGAGACGACCCATCAGGAGGAGAGACGGGACGTTCAACTACAGCCCCGACGTGTACTGCACCAAGTACGACGAGACCACAGGCATCTGCCCGGATGGAGACGA CTGTCCCTATTTACACCGGACCACTGGTGACACAGAGCGCAAGTACCATCTACGCTATTACAAGACTGGCACTTGTATCCATGAGACAGATGCTCGAGGGCATTGTGTGAAGAATGGACTCCACTGTGCTTTTGCTCACGGGCCACATGATCTCCGACCTCCAGTCTATGATATCAG AGAGATTCAAGCACAAGAGGCCCTTCAAAATGGCCAGTTGGGATCTGGGGAAGGCATTCCTGATCTGCAGCCTGGAGTATTAGCCAGCCAAGCTATGATTGAGAAAACTCTGACAGAAGACCCCCGGTGGCAAG ATACCAACTTTGTTTTAGCCAACTACAAAACCGATCAGTGTACTAAGCCCCCAAGACTATGCAGACAGGGCTACGCTTGCCCGCACTACCACAACAGTAGGGATCGAAGAAGAAATCCTAGAAAGTTCAAATATCG GTCAACACCTTGCCCTAATGTGAAACATGGAGATGAATGGGGCGAACCCTCAAAGTGTGACAGCGGAGACAGTTGCCAGTATTGTCACTCTCGCACCGAGCAGCAGTTTCACCCAGAA ATCTACAAATCTACCAAATGCAATGATATGCGACAAACTGGATACTGTCCCAGAGGACCGTTTTGTGCATTTGCACATGTAGAAA GAATTCCCTCTACAGACGAGACCATGAGCTCATTGCTAACAGTGATACAGTCCAGTTCACAGGCCCAGCTGGGCTCTCAGCAGTATTCAGAGTGTCCAGTCAGTGAATGGAACAGTGGAGGCAACTCCACCAGCGCAACCAGCAGCAACGGACAAGTAGGAAGT GTTTCATGTTCTAATAGCTCGACTGTAACTCCAAGCTCAGGAAGCGACAGTTTGTTATCCCCAGTGGGATCCATCAGCAGGCCCAAATCCTTAACTAATAATAGTTTATGTTCAGAGTCCACCACATCCAGTGTCTCATCTCTGACGTCTAACTATCCTAGAGCTCCGGGCTTTGAACGTGAGGATCAG ATTAAGAACAAGGGACATATGGATCACAAATTAATGGACCAAGACAAACAG ACCCCAAATTCTGTATTCTCTGCGGTGAACCCTTTGGCATCAAGCTTTACCTCCAGCATAACATCCAGCTTGGCCTCTAGTATTGGCTCAGATAGTTCTTCACCCACCACCTTATCAACAATGAATGCAAAAGCCACTCCTTTCTATCCAGGGAGCAACACAGTGGAGTCTGTCATAG GATCTGCTTTGGACCTCAACTTCAGTGACATTAATGTTGCGTCTCTTGAGAAGGATTTAGAGGAGCAAGACAACAGTCTAGGACTGACAA GTCAAAGAGTGCTCGGTGGCTCTGCCCCGGTCAACATTCCCGGCTCCCTGGGTCGATCGTCCTCGTTTAATTCCTCGTCATCGCTCTCCACCTCCCCGCTCAGCTCGCTCTCACAGTCTCTGTCGCAGTCCCTGCTGTCTGCCACGTTATCGCAGCAGAATCAACCTTCAAACATGTTGGCCAAGCAAGAGCATGGCCTCCTGGGAACGCCCACCTCCTCTTCCCAGAATTCTTTGG GCTTGAATGGAGGGGCCAGCAGCATTTGGGACTTTGTAAGTGGCAACTTTTCACCGAGTCCATCTCCAGTGTTCAGCAGCCTAACCTCCGCAACCAGCAGTGCTGATCTAGCCCGCCTTTTTAGAGATCTGGATGAGGCCAAGAGGAAGATCAAACAATGGGAGGAGGCCTGGCATCAGGTCAAACAA GCCTGTGAAGCTTGCCAGAAAGATGCTCACGAAGCAAAGGAACAAGCGAAGGCGGCCGAGGCAGAGCGACAGCTGGCAGAACAGAAATGGGAGGAAACGGAGCGCAAGCTGAAAGAGCTCCAAGGGGACTTTGATGTGCTTTGTCGCACCCCTGGAACACCTCTTCTTCGTAGCTATAGAGATCTGGACGAGCTCCCCTTGTCAAAGCTTCACTCCATCCAGAGTCAGCTGCGTAATGACCTAGACCTTATAGACGGG CACCAAGATGAGACAGGATGCCGTCTAAAGATGAGCCATCTTTTAATGAAACAACAGACAAGGGAAAAGTATTCCCTAAAGCAACTTATCACCAAGCCGAACTCCTCACCCTTTCCTTCCCTCTTGATGAACTTTCCGTGTCTCAGCCTTGTGTTTCCTCTGCTCATCGTCCAGTACGCTCATCCTACCTGCCACCAGATGGCAGCCTGA